In one Curtobacterium citreum genomic region, the following are encoded:
- a CDS encoding YlxR family protein, which translates to MVPVRTCIGSRRRAPRSSLLRVVASSDGRVVADPKAVMPGRGAWLTPTVEAYELAVKRRAFRRALRLDREPDTSAVLDHLHGLAAEQSGGHQDTTEQAERLMDN; encoded by the coding sequence ATGGTTCCCGTCAGAACGTGCATCGGCAGTCGTCGCCGTGCTCCCCGGTCCTCCCTCCTCCGTGTCGTCGCCTCGAGCGACGGTCGCGTCGTGGCGGACCCGAAGGCAGTCATGCCGGGCAGGGGAGCGTGGCTCACCCCGACCGTCGAAGCCTACGAACTGGCCGTCAAGCGCCGGGCCTTCCGCCGGGCGCTCCGGCTGGATCGCGAACCCGACACGTCCGCAGTGCTCGACCACCTGCACGGCCTCGCAGCCGAGCAGTCGGGCGGACACCAGGACACGACAGAACAGGCTGAACGGCTTATGGACAACTGA
- the infB gene encoding translation initiation factor IF-2, which yields MAKPRVHEIASELGVDSKTAMEKLKELGEFVKGPSSSVEPPVARKLRAALQASGASSSAPAASATPSAPAKTAAPKSSAPKPGGPRPGPARPAPAPQPEPQAQAPASDAPVPAAPKSVAQRQAEAEAARKAAADEKAASQASGGTTAPKGDAVKPGGSPKPGAAAGPKPGGPKPGARPGNNPYASSQGMGSRPPRPGNNPYSSNQGMGQRPAGGAGGGNGIPRPAPPRPGAPRPGAPRPGGPGQANRPNGFGQRPGQGGGRGGPGGRPGAPGAGGGFPRPAFSGPRPAGGGGRGRGPGGGTAGAFGRGGGKSRARKSKRTKRAEYEMRQAPSLGGVQVPRGDGNTVVRLRRGASISDFADKIDAMPGNLVTVLFHLGEMATATESLDEATFEVLGEELGYKIQIVSPEDEDRELLEGFDIDLDAELEDEDDDVLQQRPPVVTVMGHVDHGKTRLLDAIRNSKVVEGEAGGITQHIGAYQITTEHEGIDRPITFIDTPGHEAFTAMRARGAQVTDIAILVVAADDGIMPQTIEALNHAQSAGVPIVVAVNKIDKEGANPAKVRQQLTEYNLVAEEYGGDVMFVDVSARNNVGIQDLLDAVLLTADAGLDLRANPDKDARGVAIEARLDKGRGAVATVLIQSGTLHVGDAIVAGTAYGRVRAMTDEDGNAVTAATPSRPVQVQGLSSVPRAGDTFLVTEEDRTARQIAEKREAAERNAQLAKARKRISLEDFTRALEEGKVDSLNLIIKGDVSGAVEALEQSLLDIEVDDSVQLRILHRGVGAITESDIDLATIDNAIVVGFNVRPDVKARERAAREGIDVRFYSVIYNALEDIEQSLKGMLKPEYEEVQSGVAEIREVFRSSKFGNIAGVIVRSGTITRNAKARVIRDGVVLADGLAIESLRRFKDDVTEVRTDFEAGIGLGKYNDIQVGDEIETTELVEKPRD from the coding sequence GTGGCAAAACCACGCGTACACGAGATCGCATCCGAACTCGGTGTCGACAGCAAGACCGCAATGGAGAAGCTCAAGGAGCTCGGCGAGTTCGTCAAGGGCCCGAGCTCCAGTGTGGAACCCCCCGTCGCGCGCAAGCTCCGTGCTGCGCTGCAGGCGTCCGGCGCCTCGTCGTCGGCTCCGGCAGCGTCGGCCACGCCGAGCGCGCCCGCCAAGACCGCAGCGCCGAAGTCGAGCGCGCCGAAGCCCGGCGGCCCCCGCCCGGGTCCGGCCCGTCCGGCACCGGCCCCGCAGCCCGAGCCCCAGGCGCAGGCCCCGGCCAGCGACGCCCCGGTGCCCGCTGCACCGAAGTCGGTCGCCCAGCGCCAGGCCGAGGCCGAGGCCGCACGCAAGGCCGCAGCCGACGAGAAGGCCGCGAGCCAGGCGTCCGGTGGCACGACCGCGCCGAAGGGTGACGCCGTCAAGCCCGGCGGTTCCCCGAAGCCGGGCGCAGCAGCCGGCCCGAAGCCGGGTGGCCCGAAGCCGGGCGCACGTCCCGGCAACAACCCCTACGCGTCGAGCCAGGGCATGGGCTCGCGCCCGCCGCGTCCGGGCAACAACCCGTACTCCTCGAACCAGGGCATGGGACAGCGTCCCGCCGGAGGCGCCGGTGGCGGCAACGGCATCCCGCGTCCGGCACCGCCGCGTCCGGGCGCCCCGCGTCCCGGAGCGCCGCGTCCGGGTGGCCCCGGTCAGGCGAACCGTCCCAACGGCTTCGGGCAGCGCCCGGGCCAGGGTGGCGGCCGTGGTGGCCCCGGCGGTCGTCCGGGTGCCCCGGGTGCCGGCGGCGGCTTCCCGCGTCCGGCGTTCTCCGGCCCGCGTCCCGCCGGTGGCGGTGGCCGTGGTCGTGGCCCCGGTGGTGGGACCGCCGGTGCGTTCGGTCGCGGTGGTGGCAAGAGCCGTGCCCGCAAGTCGAAGCGGACGAAGCGCGCCGAGTACGAGATGCGGCAGGCGCCGTCGCTCGGCGGCGTGCAGGTCCCTCGTGGCGACGGCAACACGGTCGTCCGTCTGCGCCGTGGTGCGAGCATCTCGGACTTCGCGGACAAGATCGACGCGATGCCCGGCAACCTCGTGACGGTGCTGTTCCACCTCGGTGAGATGGCGACCGCCACGGAGTCCCTGGACGAGGCCACGTTCGAGGTCCTCGGCGAGGAGCTCGGCTACAAGATCCAGATCGTCTCGCCCGAGGACGAGGACCGTGAGCTCCTCGAGGGCTTCGACATCGACCTCGATGCCGAGCTCGAGGACGAGGACGACGACGTGCTGCAGCAGCGGCCGCCGGTCGTCACCGTCATGGGCCACGTCGACCACGGCAAGACCCGCCTCCTCGACGCGATCCGCAACTCGAAGGTCGTCGAGGGCGAGGCCGGTGGCATCACCCAGCACATCGGTGCGTACCAGATCACGACCGAGCACGAGGGCATCGACCGCCCGATCACCTTCATCGACACCCCGGGTCACGAGGCGTTCACCGCCATGCGTGCCCGTGGTGCCCAGGTGACGGACATCGCGATCCTCGTGGTCGCGGCGGACGACGGCATCATGCCCCAGACGATCGAGGCACTGAACCACGCGCAGTCGGCCGGTGTGCCGATCGTGGTCGCGGTGAACAAGATCGACAAGGAGGGCGCGAACCCGGCGAAGGTCCGGCAGCAGCTCACCGAGTACAACCTGGTGGCCGAGGAGTACGGCGGCGACGTCATGTTCGTCGACGTGTCGGCGCGCAACAACGTCGGCATCCAGGACCTCCTCGACGCCGTGCTGCTCACCGCCGACGCGGGTCTCGACCTGCGTGCGAACCCCGACAAGGACGCACGCGGTGTCGCGATCGAAGCCCGACTCGACAAGGGTCGCGGTGCGGTCGCCACGGTGCTCATCCAGTCCGGCACGCTCCACGTCGGTGACGCCATCGTGGCGGGTACGGCCTACGGCCGCGTCCGTGCGATGACCGACGAGGACGGCAACGCGGTCACTGCCGCGACGCCGAGCCGCCCGGTCCAGGTGCAGGGTCTGTCGTCGGTGCCGCGCGCCGGTGACACGTTCCTCGTCACCGAAGAAGACCGCACGGCCCGTCAGATCGCCGAGAAGCGTGAAGCCGCCGAGCGCAACGCCCAGCTGGCCAAGGCCCGCAAGCGCATCTCGCTCGAGGACTTCACCCGCGCACTCGAAGAGGGCAAGGTCGACTCGCTCAACCTCATCATCAAGGGTGACGTCTCCGGTGCCGTCGAGGCACTCGAGCAGTCGCTCCTGGACATCGAGGTCGACGACAGCGTCCAGCTCCGGATCCTGCACCGCGGCGTCGGTGCGATCACGGAGTCGGACATCGACCTGGCCACGATCGACAACGCGATCGTCGTCGGCTTCAACGTCCGCCCGGACGTCAAGGCCCGCGAGCGTGCGGCGCGCGAAGGCATCGACGTGCGCTTCTACTCGGTCATCTACAACGCACTCGAGGACATCGAGCAGTCCCTCAAGGGCATGCTCAAGCCCGAGTACGAAGAGGTCCAGTCGGGTGTCGCCGAGATCCGCGAGGTGTTCCGCTCCTCGAAGTTCGGCAACATCGCCGGTGTCATCGTCCGCTCCGGCACGATCACGCGCAACGCCAAGGCGCGCGTCATCCGTGACGGTGTGGTGCTCGCCGACGGACTGGCCATCGAGTCGCTGCGTCGTTTCAAGGACGACGTCACCGAGGTCCGCACGGACTTCGAGGCCGGTATCGGTCTGGGCAAGTACAACGACATCCAGGTCGGTGACGAGATCGAGACCACAGAGCTCGTCGAGAAGCCTCGCGACTGA
- a CDS encoding purine-cytosine permease family protein yields MSTAPEVRAVERQGIDVIAESDRKGRPRGLFWPWFAANVSVLGLSYGSFVLGFGISLAQATIVSVVGVAFSFLLCGIVAIAGKRGSAPTMVLSRAAFGVRGNRLPSFLSWVLTVGWETALASLAVLATSTVFRELGWDDGVVTKLVALVVVAALVVGAGIAGFDVIMRLQTVITVVTAVLTVVYVVLAVPSIDLGTLGALPSGSAQNVLGALVLVMTGFGLGWVNAAADYSRYLPRTASTGGVVWWTTFGGALAPAVLVVVGVLLAGSSKDLNSAIGADPIGALTTILPVWFLVPFALVAILGLVGGAVLDIYSSGLALLSAGVRIPRPVAAGVDGVFMVAGAVYVVFFAKDFISPFQAFLVTLGVPIAAWAGVFVADVLLRRRAYADAELDDVRGRYGDVRWAAIGLVVLGTVLGWGLVTNTYGVPAWLNWQGYLLEPFGLGGRQGAWAYANLGVLVALVVGFVGTLLTARGSVRRQEQA; encoded by the coding sequence ATGAGCACAGCCCCCGAGGTCCGCGCCGTCGAGCGCCAGGGCATCGACGTCATCGCCGAGTCCGACCGGAAGGGGCGGCCCCGCGGGCTGTTCTGGCCGTGGTTCGCCGCGAACGTCTCGGTGCTCGGCCTGAGCTACGGCTCGTTCGTCCTCGGGTTCGGCATCTCGCTGGCCCAGGCGACGATCGTGTCCGTCGTCGGCGTCGCGTTCTCGTTCCTGCTCTGCGGGATCGTCGCGATCGCCGGCAAGCGAGGCTCGGCGCCGACGATGGTCCTCAGCCGCGCGGCGTTCGGCGTGCGGGGGAACCGGCTGCCGTCGTTCCTGAGCTGGGTGCTCACCGTCGGGTGGGAGACCGCGCTGGCGTCCCTCGCGGTCCTGGCGACGTCGACCGTGTTCCGGGAGCTCGGCTGGGACGACGGCGTCGTGACGAAGCTCGTCGCCCTGGTCGTGGTCGCCGCGCTGGTGGTCGGGGCGGGGATCGCCGGCTTCGACGTCATCATGCGCCTGCAGACCGTGATCACCGTCGTCACCGCCGTGCTCACGGTGGTCTACGTCGTGCTCGCGGTGCCGTCGATCGACCTCGGCACGCTCGGCGCCCTGCCGTCCGGGAGCGCCCAGAACGTCCTCGGCGCACTCGTCCTCGTGATGACGGGCTTCGGGCTCGGCTGGGTCAACGCCGCTGCGGACTACTCGCGCTACCTGCCGCGGACCGCCTCGACCGGGGGCGTGGTCTGGTGGACGACGTTCGGCGGTGCGCTCGCCCCCGCCGTCCTGGTCGTGGTGGGCGTCCTGCTCGCGGGTTCGTCGAAGGACCTGAACAGCGCGATCGGCGCCGACCCGATCGGTGCGCTCACGACGATCCTGCCGGTGTGGTTCCTCGTCCCGTTCGCCCTCGTCGCGATCCTCGGGCTCGTCGGCGGTGCCGTGCTCGACATCTACTCGTCCGGGCTCGCGCTCCTCAGCGCCGGCGTCCGGATCCCGCGGCCCGTCGCGGCCGGGGTCGACGGCGTGTTCATGGTTGCCGGGGCCGTGTACGTGGTCTTCTTCGCGAAGGACTTCATCTCGCCGTTCCAGGCGTTCCTCGTGACCCTCGGCGTGCCGATCGCCGCCTGGGCGGGGGTGTTCGTCGCCGACGTGCTGCTGCGTCGCCGGGCCTACGCGGACGCCGAGCTCGACGACGTGCGGGGCCGCTACGGCGACGTGCGCTGGGCCGCGATCGGGCTCGTCGTCCTCGGGACCGTCCTCGGCTGGGGGCTCGTCACGAACACGTACGGCGTCCCGGCTTGGCTGAACTGGCAGGGCTACCTGCTCGAGCCGTTCGGCCTCGGTGGCCGGCAGGGCGCGTGGGCGTACGCCAACCTCGGCGTCCTCGTCGCGCTCGTGGTCGGGTTCGTCGGCACGCTCCTCACCGCGCGCGGGTCCGTGCGCCGCCAGGAGCAGGCGTGA
- a CDS encoding proline--tRNA ligase, with amino-acid sequence MVTRLSHLFLRTLRDDPSDAEVTSAKLLVRAGYVRRQSPGIFAWLPLGLRVRRRIEDIVRQEMVAAGAQEVLLPALLPREPYEATNRWAEYGDGMFRLQDRKGADYLLAPTHEEMFALLVKDLYGSYKDLPVTLFQIQDKYRDEARPRAGLLRGREFTMKDAYSFDLTDEGLERSYQVMRDAYERIFTRLGLEYVIVQADAGAMGGSKSEEFLHPIGVGEDTFVRSAGGYAANVEAYVTPAADSLPIEGQPEPVRLPAADTPTIDTLVAHANDAAPRADRPWTAADTLKNVVLALTHLDGTREVVVVGLPGDRDVDLKRAEVAFAPAEVEAAGDDDFKRHPGVFVKGYIGPQVLGADSPSGIRYLVDPRVAEGTAWVTGANERGVHVSGLVAGRDFTADGTADVADVRAGDPAPDGSGPLETARGMEIGHVFQLGRKYAEALGLKVQDENGKLATVTMGSYGIGVTRIMAILAEAHNDEKGLAWPKEIAPFDVHVVATGKDEVAYDVASSLIATLEGERYDVVYDDRPKVSPGVKLRDAELLGVPVVIVAGRSAADGVVELWDRRSGERRDVPVAELLEAVRAI; translated from the coding sequence GTGGTCACACGGCTCTCCCATCTCTTCCTCCGCACGCTCCGCGACGACCCCTCCGACGCCGAGGTGACGAGCGCGAAGCTGCTCGTCCGCGCCGGCTACGTCCGTCGTCAGTCCCCGGGGATCTTCGCGTGGCTGCCGCTCGGCCTGCGCGTCCGCCGCCGCATCGAGGACATCGTCCGCCAGGAGATGGTGGCCGCCGGCGCGCAGGAGGTCCTGCTGCCCGCGCTCCTGCCGCGCGAGCCCTACGAGGCGACGAACCGCTGGGCCGAGTACGGCGACGGCATGTTCCGCCTGCAGGACCGCAAGGGCGCCGACTACCTGCTCGCGCCCACACACGAGGAGATGTTCGCGCTGCTCGTGAAGGACCTGTACGGCTCGTACAAGGACCTTCCCGTCACGCTGTTCCAGATCCAGGACAAGTACCGCGACGAGGCCCGGCCCCGCGCCGGACTCCTGCGCGGGCGCGAGTTCACCATGAAGGACGCGTACTCGTTCGACCTCACGGACGAGGGGCTCGAGCGCAGCTACCAGGTGATGCGGGACGCCTACGAGCGCATCTTCACCCGACTCGGCCTCGAGTACGTCATCGTCCAGGCGGACGCCGGCGCGATGGGCGGCTCGAAGTCCGAGGAGTTCCTGCACCCGATCGGCGTCGGCGAGGACACCTTCGTCCGGAGCGCCGGCGGCTACGCAGCGAACGTCGAGGCCTACGTCACCCCCGCGGCCGACAGCCTGCCGATCGAGGGGCAGCCGGAGCCCGTGCGCCTGCCCGCGGCGGACACGCCGACCATCGACACGCTCGTCGCGCACGCCAACGACGCCGCCCCCCGCGCGGACCGTCCGTGGACGGCTGCGGACACCCTGAAGAACGTCGTGCTCGCCCTGACGCACCTCGACGGCACCCGCGAGGTCGTCGTCGTCGGGCTCCCCGGCGACCGGGACGTCGACCTGAAGCGCGCCGAGGTGGCCTTCGCGCCCGCCGAGGTCGAGGCGGCCGGTGACGACGACTTCAAGCGCCACCCCGGCGTGTTCGTGAAGGGCTACATCGGCCCGCAGGTCCTGGGCGCCGACAGCCCCTCGGGCATCCGGTACCTCGTCGACCCCCGCGTCGCCGAGGGGACCGCGTGGGTCACCGGCGCGAACGAGCGCGGCGTGCACGTCTCCGGACTCGTCGCAGGTCGCGACTTCACCGCGGACGGCACCGCCGACGTCGCGGACGTCCGAGCCGGCGACCCCGCACCGGACGGCTCGGGCCCCCTCGAGACCGCCCGCGGCATGGAGATCGGGCACGTCTTCCAGCTCGGCCGCAAGTACGCCGAGGCCCTCGGACTCAAAGTCCAGGACGAGAACGGCAAGCTCGCGACCGTCACGATGGGTTCGTACGGCATCGGCGTCACGCGCATCATGGCGATCCTCGCCGAAGCGCACAACGACGAGAAGGGCCTCGCCTGGCCGAAGGAGATCGCACCGTTCGACGTGCACGTGGTCGCCACCGGCAAGGACGAGGTCGCCTACGACGTCGCCTCGTCGCTCATCGCGACCCTCGAGGGCGAGCGGTACGACGTCGTCTACGACGACCGCCCGAAGGTCTCGCCCGGCGTGAAGCTCCGCGACGCCGAGCTTCTCGGCGTGCCAGTGGTCATCGTCGCCGGTCGGAGCGCCGCCGACGGCGTCGTCGAACTGTGGGACCGCCGCTCCGGCGAGCGGCGAGACGTGCCGGTCGCGGAGCTGCTCGAGGCGGTCCGCGCGATCTGA
- the nusA gene encoding transcription termination factor NusA, with protein MKIDLAVLRLMEREREIPFDELVQIIESAILTAYQKHRAENDEPVDAQARVELDRKCGEVSVYVPERDEEGTVVGEAVDQPSDFGRIAAFAAKQVINQRLRDIGDDKILGQFRGKEGDIVAGVIQQGPNPKMVHVDLGTVEAILPPEEQVPGEEYKHGNRIRVYVTSVGRGAKGPQITVSRTHPGLVRKLFALEVPEIASGVVEITSIAREAGHRTKLAVKANESGVNAKGACIGELGARVRAVTTELGAEKIDIVDYSSDLASFVASALSPAKVTSAFVLDASTKAVRALVPDYQLSLAIGKEGQNARLAAKLTGARIDIQPDSILDGDE; from the coding sequence GTGAAGATCGACCTCGCAGTCCTGCGACTCATGGAGCGCGAGCGGGAGATCCCGTTCGACGAACTCGTCCAGATCATCGAATCCGCCATCCTGACGGCGTACCAGAAGCACCGCGCGGAGAACGACGAGCCCGTCGACGCCCAGGCGCGTGTCGAGCTCGACCGCAAGTGCGGCGAGGTCTCGGTCTACGTGCCGGAGCGTGACGAGGAGGGCACCGTCGTCGGCGAGGCCGTCGACCAGCCGAGCGACTTCGGCCGCATCGCCGCCTTCGCCGCGAAGCAGGTCATCAACCAGCGCCTCCGCGACATCGGCGACGACAAGATCCTCGGCCAGTTCCGCGGCAAGGAGGGTGACATCGTCGCGGGCGTGATCCAGCAGGGTCCGAACCCGAAGATGGTGCACGTCGACCTCGGCACGGTCGAGGCGATCCTCCCGCCCGAGGAGCAGGTCCCAGGCGAGGAGTACAAGCACGGCAACCGCATCCGCGTCTACGTCACGAGCGTCGGCCGCGGGGCGAAGGGCCCGCAGATCACGGTCTCGCGCACACACCCCGGGCTCGTCCGCAAGCTCTTCGCGCTCGAGGTCCCGGAGATCGCCTCCGGTGTCGTCGAGATCACGTCGATCGCCCGCGAGGCCGGGCACCGCACGAAGCTCGCCGTGAAGGCGAACGAGTCCGGCGTGAACGCGAAGGGTGCCTGCATCGGTGAGCTCGGCGCCCGCGTGCGTGCCGTGACGACCGAGCTCGGCGCGGAGAAGATCGACATCGTCGACTACTCGTCCGACCTGGCGTCCTTCGTCGCGAGCGCCCTGTCGCCGGCGAAGGTGACGAGCGCGTTCGTGCTCGACGCCTCGACGAAGGCCGTCCGCGCGCTCGTGCCGGACTACCAGCTGTCGCTCGCGATCGGCAAGGAAGGGCAGAACGCCCGCCTCGCCGCGAAGCTCACCGGCGCGCGGATCGACATCCAGCCGGACTCGATCCTGGACGGCGACGAGTAG
- a CDS encoding cysteine hydrolase family protein, protein MSVVVPPDAWLVAIDLQRIFTGDSPWAAPRYDAAAAGTGRLLPRFAGRTVFTRFVAPERPEGAWVPYYRDWPFALVPDGDPLYGLTEPFASAAVDRRDPVVTEPTFGKWGTSLRAVVGDHPHLVLTGVSTDCCVLSTALAAADAGATVTVVADACAGATDADHERALDAMRLYAPLVTVVDRGTDLVTSAE, encoded by the coding sequence GTGAGCGTCGTCGTCCCGCCCGACGCGTGGCTCGTCGCGATCGACCTGCAGCGCATCTTCACCGGTGACAGCCCGTGGGCGGCGCCGCGGTACGACGCGGCCGCCGCCGGGACCGGACGGCTGCTGCCCCGGTTCGCCGGTCGCACGGTCTTCACGCGCTTCGTCGCGCCCGAGCGGCCCGAGGGTGCCTGGGTGCCGTACTACCGGGACTGGCCGTTCGCGCTCGTCCCGGACGGCGACCCGCTGTACGGCCTGACCGAGCCCTTCGCATCCGCCGCGGTCGACCGACGCGACCCCGTCGTCACGGAACCGACCTTCGGCAAGTGGGGGACGAGCCTCCGCGCCGTCGTCGGCGACCACCCGCACCTCGTGCTCACCGGCGTCTCCACCGACTGCTGCGTGCTGAGCACCGCGCTGGCCGCGGCCGACGCCGGCGCGACCGTCACGGTCGTCGCCGACGCGTGCGCCGGCGCCACCGACGCCGACCACGAGCGCGCCCTCGACGCGATGCGGCTGTACGCCCCGCTCGTCACGGTCGTGGACCGCGGGACGGACCTGGTGACCAGCGCCGAGTGA
- the rbfA gene encoding 30S ribosome-binding factor RbfA has translation MADPQRARKMADRIKEVVARRLDKGLRDPRLGFVTITDVRVTGDLQHASVFYTVYGSDEERADSAAALKAATGMLRSEVGKNITARLTPSLEFIADALPETSAHMEDLLAQAQMRDAQVKAASAGAQYAGDADPYKHDDEDEDDDRA, from the coding sequence ATGGCCGATCCGCAGCGCGCACGCAAGATGGCGGACCGCATCAAGGAAGTCGTCGCTCGTCGACTCGACAAGGGTCTGCGCGACCCGCGTCTCGGCTTCGTCACGATCACCGACGTCCGCGTCACCGGGGACCTGCAGCACGCCTCGGTCTTCTACACCGTCTACGGCTCCGACGAGGAGCGTGCCGACTCCGCCGCGGCGCTCAAGGCCGCGACCGGCATGCTCCGGAGCGAGGTCGGCAAGAACATCACGGCACGGCTCACCCCCTCGCTCGAGTTCATCGCCGACGCCCTGCCGGAGACCTCGGCGCACATGGAGGACCTGCTCGCCCAGGCGCAGATGCGCGACGCGCAGGTGAAGGCGGCCTCGGCCGGTGCGCAGTACGCCGGCGACGCCGACCCGTACAAGCACGACGACGAGGACGAGGACGACGACCGCGCCTGA
- the ispG gene encoding flavodoxin-dependent (E)-4-hydroxy-3-methylbut-2-enyl-diphosphate synthase — translation MPKVPETLSPRRKSRQIRVGKVLVGGDAPVSVQSMTTTPTTNINATLQQIAELTASGCDIVRVAVPSQDDADALPIIAKKSQIPVIADIHFQPKYVFQAIDAGCAAVRVNPGNIRKFDDQVGAIARAAKDAGVSLRIGVNAGSLEPSLLQKYGKATPEALVESAVWEASLFEEHDFHDFKISVKHNDPIVMVKAYRQLAAAGDWPLHLGVTEAGPEFQGTIKSATAFGILLAEGIGDTIRVSLSAPPAQEVKVGLQILQSLNLRERKLEIVSCPSCGRAQVDVYQLANDVTKGLEGMTVPLRVAVMGCVVNGPGEAREADLGVASGNGKGQIFVKGQVIKTVPEREIVQTLIEEANRLADEMGPDATTGSPQVVTTP, via the coding sequence CTGCCGAAAGTCCCCGAAACCCTGAGCCCGCGTCGGAAGTCGCGGCAGATCCGGGTGGGCAAGGTCCTCGTGGGCGGCGACGCTCCCGTCTCGGTGCAGTCGATGACCACCACGCCGACGACGAACATCAACGCGACGCTGCAGCAGATCGCCGAGCTCACCGCCTCCGGGTGCGACATCGTGCGCGTCGCGGTCCCGAGCCAGGACGACGCCGACGCGCTGCCGATCATCGCGAAGAAGTCGCAGATCCCGGTCATCGCCGACATCCACTTCCAGCCGAAGTACGTCTTCCAGGCCATCGACGCCGGGTGCGCCGCGGTCCGCGTGAACCCGGGCAACATCCGCAAGTTCGACGACCAGGTCGGCGCGATCGCCCGGGCCGCCAAGGACGCGGGCGTCTCGCTGCGCATCGGTGTGAACGCCGGGTCGCTCGAGCCGAGCCTGCTGCAGAAGTACGGCAAGGCCACGCCCGAGGCACTGGTCGAGTCCGCCGTGTGGGAAGCGTCCCTGTTCGAGGAGCACGACTTCCACGACTTCAAGATCTCGGTCAAGCACAACGACCCGATCGTCATGGTGAAGGCCTACCGGCAGCTCGCCGCCGCGGGGGACTGGCCGCTGCACCTCGGGGTGACCGAGGCCGGACCGGAGTTCCAGGGCACGATCAAGAGCGCCACGGCGTTCGGCATCCTGCTCGCCGAGGGCATCGGCGACACCATCCGCGTCTCGCTCTCCGCGCCGCCCGCGCAGGAGGTGAAGGTCGGCCTGCAGATCCTGCAGTCGCTCAACCTGCGCGAACGCAAGCTCGAGATCGTCTCGTGCCCGAGCTGCGGCCGCGCGCAGGTCGACGTCTACCAGCTCGCCAACGACGTCACGAAGGGGCTCGAGGGCATGACCGTCCCGCTCCGCGTCGCCGTCATGGGCTGCGTCGTGAACGGTCCGGGCGAAGCGCGCGAGGCCGACCTCGGCGTCGCGTCCGGCAACGGCAAGGGACAGATCTTCGTGAAGGGACAGGTGATCAAGACCGTGCCGGAGCGCGAGATCGTGCAGACCCTCATCGAGGAGGCCAACCGGCTCGCCGACGAGATGGGTCCGGACGCCACGACGGGTTCGCCCCAGGTCGTCACGACCCCCTAG